In one Microvirgula aerodenitrificans DSM 15089 genomic region, the following are encoded:
- a CDS encoding NADH-quinone oxidoreductase subunit D, translating into MAEIRNYTLNFGPQHPAAHGVLRLVLELDGEVVMRADPHIGLLHRGTEKLAEQKTFIQSVPYMDRLDYVSMMCNEHAYVMAIEKLIGVEVPLRAQYIRVMFDEITRILNHLLWIGAHALDIGAMTLFLYAFREREDLMDCYEAVSGARMHAAYYRPGGVYRDLPDTMPQYTFSKLKNDRELARLNENRQGSLLDFIDDFTRRFPACVDEYETLLTDNRIWKQRTVGIGVVSPERALALGFTGPMLRGSGIAWDVRKKQPYEVYDRMDFDIPIGVNGDCYDRYLVRIEEFRQSNRIIKQCVDWLRKNPGPVITDDHKVAPPSRESMKTNMEELIHHFKLFSEGMHVPEGEAYCGIEHPKGEFGIYLVSDGANKPYRLKIRAPGYAHLAGMDEMSTGHMLADVVSIIGTQDIVFGEIDR; encoded by the coding sequence GTGGCTGAAATCCGTAACTACACGCTGAACTTCGGTCCGCAACACCCGGCCGCTCACGGCGTGCTGCGGCTGGTGCTCGAACTCGACGGCGAAGTCGTCATGCGTGCCGACCCGCACATCGGGCTTCTGCATCGCGGCACCGAGAAGCTGGCCGAACAGAAGACCTTCATCCAGAGCGTGCCGTACATGGACCGTCTCGACTATGTGTCGATGATGTGCAACGAGCACGCCTATGTGATGGCGATCGAAAAACTCATCGGGGTCGAGGTGCCGCTGCGCGCCCAGTACATCCGGGTGATGTTCGACGAAATCACGCGCATCCTGAACCATCTGCTGTGGATCGGCGCCCACGCGCTCGACATTGGCGCGATGACGCTGTTCCTGTACGCGTTCCGCGAACGCGAAGACCTGATGGACTGCTACGAAGCCGTCAGCGGCGCGCGGATGCACGCGGCGTACTACCGTCCGGGCGGCGTTTATCGCGACCTGCCGGACACGATGCCGCAGTACACTTTCTCCAAGCTTAAGAATGATCGCGAACTGGCACGCCTGAACGAAAATCGTCAGGGCAGCCTGCTCGACTTCATCGACGATTTCACCCGCCGCTTCCCGGCCTGTGTCGACGAATATGAAACGCTGCTGACCGACAACCGGATCTGGAAGCAGCGTACGGTCGGCATCGGCGTGGTATCGCCGGAGCGTGCACTGGCACTGGGCTTTACCGGTCCGATGCTGCGTGGCTCGGGCATCGCCTGGGACGTGCGCAAGAAGCAGCCGTACGAAGTCTACGATCGCATGGATTTCGACATCCCGATCGGCGTCAACGGCGACTGCTACGACCGCTACCTGGTCCGTATCGAAGAATTCCGTCAGTCGAACCGCATCATCAAGCAGTGCGTCGACTGGCTGCGCAAGAATCCGGGCCCGGTCATCACCGACGACCACAAGGTTGCGCCGCCGTCGCGCGAGTCGATGAAGACCAACATGGAAGAGCTGATTCACCACTTCAAGCTCTTCTCCGAAGGGATGCACGTGCCGGAAGGCGAAGCCTACTGCGGCATCGAGCACCCGAAGGGCGAGTTCGGCATCTATCTCGTTTCCGACGGCGCAAACAAACCCTATCGTCTGAAGATCCGCGCCCCCGGCTATGCGCATCTCGCCGGCATGGACGAAATGTCCACCGGCCACATGCTGGCCGACGTGGTGTCGATCATCGGCACGCAGGACATCGTATTCGGGGAGATTGACCGCTGA
- the secG gene encoding preprotein translocase subunit SecG, which produces MEILKTLIWIVNLISAFAVIVLVLMQHGKGADMGAAFGSGASGSLFGATGSANFLSRTTAVLSTIFFATCLALVLLSSGSKQQDLGVMAKPIEQTVAPSTAPAGATNNQNPVQNGKIPD; this is translated from the coding sequence ATGGAAATTCTTAAGACGCTGATTTGGATCGTTAATCTCATCTCGGCCTTCGCGGTAATCGTGCTGGTTTTGATGCAGCACGGCAAGGGCGCGGACATGGGTGCAGCTTTCGGGAGTGGGGCTTCCGGCAGCCTGTTCGGTGCGACCGGTTCTGCGAACTTCCTCAGTCGCACGACCGCCGTCCTTTCGACGATCTTTTTTGCGACGTGTTTGGCCCTTGTGCTGCTGTCGAGCGGCAGCAAGCAGCAAGACCTCGGTGTGATGGCCAAACCGATTGAACAGACTGTTGCGCCGTCGACTGCTCCGGCTGGCGCGACAAACAATCAGAATCCTGTGCAGAACGGAAAAATTCCGGACTGA
- the nuoE gene encoding NADH-quinone oxidoreductase subunit NuoE, protein MLSPEALKQIDREVAKYPADQARSAVMSALRIAQTERHATGSTPAERALTTELIEFVADYLGIPAVAAYEVATFYNMYDLKPVGKYKLTVCTNLPCALSGGVDTGDYLKHKLGIGYGETTADGKFTLVEGECMGACGDAPVMLVNNHKMCSFMNREAIDKKLAEFE, encoded by the coding sequence ATGTTGTCGCCAGAAGCCCTCAAGCAGATCGACCGCGAGGTCGCCAAATACCCGGCCGACCAGGCCCGTTCGGCCGTCATGTCGGCGCTGCGCATCGCGCAGACCGAGCGTCACGCCACCGGCAGCACGCCGGCGGAGCGCGCGCTGACCACCGAACTGATCGAGTTCGTTGCCGATTACCTCGGCATCCCGGCGGTCGCCGCCTACGAAGTCGCAACGTTCTACAACATGTATGACCTCAAGCCGGTCGGCAAGTACAAGCTGACCGTGTGCACCAACCTGCCCTGTGCGCTGTCGGGTGGTGTGGACACCGGCGACTACCTGAAGCACAAGCTCGGTATCGGTTATGGTGAGACCACCGCCGACGGCAAGTTCACGCTGGTGGAAGGGGAGTGCATGGGCGCCTGTGGCGACGCACCGGTCATGCTGGTGAACAACCACAAGATGTGCAGCTTCATGAATCGTGAAGCCATCGACAAGAAACTGGCGGAGTTCGAATAA
- the tpiA gene encoding triose-phosphate isomerase, which translates to MTKLVIGNWKMNGRLAKNAALLSELLADPACDAVNVAVAVPAAYLGQVGALLAGRNMGLAAQDVSRFANDGAFTGETSAAMLADVGCRYVLVGHSERRQYFAESATTLTQKLLCCYDAGMLPVYCVGESLADRQAGHPVETVLAQLDEVADALRGRESVLVAYEPVWAIGTGQVATVAQVAEMHEAIRRKLFDIVGGSCNITLLYGGSVKADNVVEIFTLPQVDGALVGGAFLDPLQCKNICHAAAE; encoded by the coding sequence ATGACCAAACTCGTGATCGGGAACTGGAAGATGAATGGCCGTCTGGCGAAGAATGCGGCGTTGCTGTCCGAACTTCTGGCCGACCCGGCATGCGACGCAGTCAACGTGGCGGTCGCGGTGCCGGCAGCCTATCTGGGGCAGGTCGGCGCCCTGCTGGCCGGCCGCAACATGGGGCTGGCGGCACAGGATGTCAGCCGTTTCGCGAACGACGGGGCCTTCACCGGCGAAACGTCCGCCGCGATGCTGGCCGATGTCGGCTGCCGCTATGTGCTGGTCGGCCATTCCGAACGGCGGCAGTACTTTGCCGAGTCGGCTACGACACTGACACAAAAACTGTTGTGCTGTTACGATGCGGGCATGCTTCCGGTGTATTGTGTCGGTGAGTCACTGGCGGATCGCCAGGCCGGTCATCCGGTCGAAACCGTGCTTGCGCAACTGGATGAAGTGGCTGATGCACTGCGTGGTCGCGAGTCGGTTCTGGTCGCGTACGAACCGGTCTGGGCGATCGGTACCGGACAGGTCGCAACGGTCGCCCAGGTGGCGGAAATGCATGAGGCAATACGGCGGAAACTCTTTGACATCGTCGGGGGTTCGTGTAACATCACGCTCCTTTACGGCGGGTCAGTCAAGGCTGATAACGTCGTGGAAATTTTCACGCTGCCGCAAGTAGATGGTGCATTGGTTGGCGGGGCATTTCTGGATCCGCTGCAGTGCAAAAATATTTGTCATGCGGCAGCTGAATAG
- a CDS encoding NuoB/complex I 20 kDa subunit family protein produces MGIEGVLEKGFITTSADKVINWTRTGSLWPMTFGLACCAVEMMQAGAARYDLDRFGIIFRPSPRQSDLMIVAGTLCNKMAPALRKVYDQMAEPRWVLSMGSCANGGGYYHYSYSVVRGCDRIVPVDVYVPGCPPTAEALLYGIIQLQSKIKRTCTIAR; encoded by the coding sequence ATGGGAATAGAAGGCGTACTGGAAAAGGGCTTCATCACCACGTCGGCCGACAAGGTCATCAACTGGACCCGCACCGGCTCTCTGTGGCCGATGACGTTCGGCCTGGCGTGCTGTGCTGTGGAAATGATGCAGGCCGGCGCGGCGCGCTACGACCTTGACCGTTTCGGCATCATCTTCCGGCCCAGTCCCCGCCAGAGCGACCTGATGATCGTCGCCGGCACCCTGTGCAACAAGATGGCTCCGGCCCTGCGCAAGGTGTACGACCAGATGGCCGAGCCGCGCTGGGTACTCTCCATGGGTTCCTGTGCCAATGGCGGCGGCTACTACCATTACTCGTACTCGGTGGTACGCGGTTGCGATCGCATCGTTCCCGTGGATGTTTACGTGCCCGGCTGTCCGCCGACGGCCGAAGCCTTGCTCTACGGCATCATTCAGCTGCAAAGCAAGATCAAACGTACCTGTACCATCGCCCGTTAA
- a CDS encoding NADH-quinone oxidoreductase subunit C, whose amino-acid sequence MASYLDALKAQTESLLGDRLVSATTALGELTLVCKASSIVESCRLLRDEAGFEQCIDLCGMDYSTYKDGAYDGARFAVVLHLLSVAHNLRVRVRFFAEDDSFPVVPSLVDIWPGLNWFEREAFDLFGIVFDGHPDLRRILTDYGFVGHPFRKDFPVSGHVEMRYDPTEGRVIYQPVTIEPREITPRIIREENYGG is encoded by the coding sequence ATGGCATCGTACCTGGACGCGTTGAAGGCGCAGACCGAATCGCTTCTTGGCGACCGGCTTGTGTCGGCGACCACTGCCCTCGGCGAGCTGACGCTCGTCTGCAAAGCCTCCTCCATCGTCGAATCCTGTCGCCTGCTGCGCGACGAAGCCGGTTTCGAACAGTGCATCGACCTGTGCGGGATGGATTACAGCACCTACAAGGACGGCGCCTACGACGGCGCCCGTTTCGCGGTCGTGCTCCACCTGCTGTCCGTCGCGCACAATCTGCGCGTTCGCGTGCGCTTCTTCGCTGAAGACGACAGTTTCCCGGTCGTGCCGTCGCTGGTCGACATCTGGCCGGGCCTCAACTGGTTCGAGCGCGAAGCGTTCGACCTGTTCGGCATCGTCTTTGACGGTCACCCGGACCTGCGCCGCATCCTGACCGACTACGGTTTCGTCGGCCACCCGTTCCGCAAGGACTTCCCGGTTTCCGGGCATGTGGAAATGCGCTACGACCCGACCGAAGGCCGCGTCATCTACCAGCCTGTGACCATCGAGCCGCGTGAAATCACGCCGCGCATCATCCGCGAGGAGAACTACGGTGGCTGA
- a CDS encoding NADH-quinone oxidoreductase subunit A, whose amino-acid sequence MLENYFPILMFVIIGVVVGVVAMLLGKLISPSRPDPEKNSPYECGFEAFEDARMKFDVRYYLVAILFILFDLEIAFLFPWAVVLREIGMFGFVAMLVFLAILVVGFIYEWKKGALEWE is encoded by the coding sequence ATGTTGGAGAACTACTTTCCCATCCTCATGTTCGTCATTATTGGCGTCGTGGTGGGTGTCGTTGCAATGCTTCTGGGCAAGCTGATCTCTCCCAGCCGTCCTGACCCGGAAAAAAACTCTCCTTACGAGTGCGGCTTCGAGGCGTTTGAAGACGCCCGCATGAAGTTCGATGTCCGCTACTACCTCGTGGCCATTCTTTTCATTCTGTTCGATCTCGAAATTGCTTTCCTGTTCCCGTGGGCCGTCGTGCTGCGGGAAATCGGCATGTTCGGCTTTGTCGCCATGCTGGTGTTCCTCGCGATTCTCGTGGTCGGTTTTATCTACGAGTGGAAAAAAGGAGCGCTGGAATGGGAATAG
- the pstS gene encoding phosphate ABC transporter substrate-binding protein PstS: protein MKLTIRLAASAALASSFATAYAADITGAGATFPYPLYAKWAEAYKAKTGNAMNYQSIGSGGGIKQIKSKTVDFGASDMPLKPEELEKEGLTQFPTVVGGVVPVFNVPGVAAGQIKFTGPLLADIYLGKVKKWNDPAIRQLNPSVKLPDQVITVVRRSDGSGTTFVWTNYLSKVSSEWKQKVGENTAVNWPIGVGGKGNEGVANYVTRIKGGIGYVEYAYAKQNKISYGALKNKDAHFVVPSEDSFKAAAANATWSPKDGFYQILTEQPGKGSWPITSATFILMHKKADKPTQSVEALKFFDWAYGNGGKIALDLDYIPLPDNVQKMIRDSWKSHITDAAGKPVWK from the coding sequence ATGAAACTGACGATTCGCCTGGCCGCATCAGCCGCCCTTGCCAGCAGCTTCGCCACCGCCTACGCCGCCGACATCACTGGCGCCGGCGCCACCTTCCCCTACCCGCTGTACGCGAAATGGGCTGAAGCCTACAAGGCCAAGACCGGCAACGCGATGAACTACCAGTCGATCGGCTCCGGTGGCGGCATCAAGCAGATCAAGTCGAAGACGGTCGATTTCGGCGCCTCCGACATGCCGCTGAAGCCCGAAGAACTGGAAAAGGAAGGCCTGACCCAGTTCCCGACCGTGGTCGGCGGTGTGGTGCCGGTCTTCAACGTGCCGGGCGTCGCCGCCGGCCAGATCAAGTTTACCGGCCCGCTGCTGGCCGACATCTACCTGGGCAAGGTCAAGAAGTGGAATGACCCGGCCATTCGCCAGTTGAACCCGAGCGTGAAGCTGCCGGACCAGGTGATCACCGTGGTACGTCGCTCTGACGGCTCCGGCACCACTTTCGTCTGGACCAACTACCTGTCCAAGGTCTCCAGCGAGTGGAAGCAGAAGGTCGGCGAAAACACCGCCGTCAACTGGCCGATCGGTGTGGGTGGCAAGGGTAACGAAGGTGTTGCCAACTATGTGACCCGCATCAAGGGTGGCATTGGCTACGTCGAATACGCGTATGCGAAGCAGAACAAGATTTCCTACGGCGCGCTGAAGAACAAGGACGCTCACTTCGTCGTTCCGAGCGAAGACAGCTTCAAGGCGGCCGCCGCCAACGCCACCTGGAGCCCGAAGGACGGCTTCTACCAGATCCTGACCGAACAGCCGGGCAAGGGTTCGTGGCCGATCACCAGCGCCACTTTCATCCTGATGCACAAGAAGGCCGACAAGCCGACCCAGTCGGTCGAAGCGCTGAAGTTCTTCGACTGGGCCTATGGCAACGGCGGCAAGATCGCGCTGGATCTCGACTACATCCCGCTGCCGGACAATGTCCAGAAGATGATCCGCGACAGCTGGAAGAGCCACATTACTGACGCTGCCGGCAAGCCGGTCTGGAAGTAA